In Deltaproteobacteria bacterium, the genomic stretch CGCATTTCCGGAGAAAAATTGGATCTCCCAAGACGGGGGGGTAGGGTGCAAATGGACGCCGCGACGACCCGGAGAGGTAACCGCGAAATGACCAATAAGTCCTCCTCGACAACGATCACCAGCGCCGAAGTCCGGGAGCTGCTGCGCGTCGCCGCGCGCCAGCTCAGCGCTCGCGAGGAGAAGACGGTACGGATGCGGTCGGGTGCGTCAGTCGGACGCGCGGAGGTGTTGCCGCGCCGCGGACAGAGCCATCCGGAAGCGCGCGCGGAGCTTCTGGCGATGGAGATCGAGCTGAAGCAGAAGCTCGCGTCGCGCGCGCCAAAGAGCGCCGCCGCGGCCGTGCGCGCGAAGGAAAAGGACAAGATTATCCGCGCCCTGCGCCGCCTGAAGTAGCGCATGCTGCTGGCGCTGCTGATCGCGGCGCAGACCTGGGGGCCGCAGCGGCTTCCGCCAGTGCTCGATGCGGAAGATCCGCTGGTCGATGCAGCCGGGATCGTGAAGGACCTGATCGTCGAGCTCGCATACGCGACGAGCGACAACATCACCGGCCGCGCGCTGTACCCGACGGATGCGAAGTGCCTGCTCCGGCGCAGCGTCGCGGAGCGCCTGGCGGTCGCCGCTAACGCGTTGCGCAAACGGGGATTGCGCCTGATTGCGCGTGATTGCACGCGCCCTCCGGATGCGCAGGAGGCGCTCTGGAGAGCGCATCCGCACGCGGGGTTGGTTGCGGATCCTTCGCGCGGAAGCCTGCACGCGCGCGGCGTCGCGATCGATCTCGATCTCGCCGACCTCTCCGGAACGCGCGTGGAGGTGCCGACGAAGCTCGATGCGTTCGTGCCGCAGGCGGCGGCCGACGCTCCCTTGCCGGACTGCGCGGCGAAAGAGCACCGCGAGGCGCTGAAGGCCGCGATGCACGCGGCCGGGTTTCGCGTGAACCCGAAGGAGTGGTGGCACTACAGCCGGCTCTACGGCTGGCGCTGGCCGGTTGCGCTCTCCCGCTGAGTGCAGGCGCAACCTTCGGCGTGCTCGAGCTCGTCGACCAGCGCCCAGCGCGCGGCCGCGACAGAAAGCAGCTCATCGAACTCGGCCGAACGCTCGATCACTTCGATTCCGGTCTCGCGCGAGGCCGCCCAGACGACGCGGCCGCGCAGCGTCGCGGGAGACAGGTGAGCATCGGAGGAGATCAGCGTGGCCGAAACGTCGTCGCCGCGGAAGCCGGTCTCGAATCCGGTGGCGACGCGCAGGCCCCGATCGCTCAAGTCGAGCGCGCGGCACAGCCACGGCT encodes the following:
- a CDS encoding D-alanyl-D-alanine dipeptidase; amino-acid sequence: MLLALLIAAQTWGPQRLPPVLDAEDPLVDAAGIVKDLIVELAYATSDNITGRALYPTDAKCLLRRSVAERLAVAANALRKRGLRLIARDCTRPPDAQEALWRAHPHAGLVADPSRGSLHARGVAIDLDLADLSGTRVEVPTKLDAFVPQAAADAPLPDCAAKEHREALKAAMHAAGFRVNPKEWWHYSRLYGWRWPVALSR